In Clostridium sp. JN-1, one genomic interval encodes:
- a CDS encoding nitroreductase family protein, protein MDFLDIAKKRFACRKYTKIKVEKTKVDKILEAAHVAPTGANRQPVSLIVVQEDEGLKNIAKAANTYDAPLAILVCADADKAWTRSYDGKNLSNIDAAILTDHMMLEAADLGLNSLWICGFKPDVLNKEFNIPQNMEIVNILAIGYGDGPAPSPDRHKATRKPLSELVHYEHL, encoded by the coding sequence ATGGATTTTTTAGATATTGCAAAAAAAAGATTTGCCTGCAGAAAATATACTAAAATCAAGGTAGAAAAAACAAAAGTTGATAAAATTTTGGAAGCAGCCCATGTTGCTCCTACCGGCGCAAATCGCCAGCCTGTCTCTTTAATTGTTGTTCAAGAAGATGAAGGTTTAAAAAATATTGCTAAAGCTGCTAATACTTATGACGCACCATTAGCAATATTAGTTTGTGCAGATGCTGATAAAGCTTGGACTAGATCCTATGATGGTAAAAACTTGAGTAACATCGATGCTGCTATTTTAACTGACCATATGATGCTCGAAGCTGCTGATTTGGGTTTAAACAGTTTATGGATATGCGGCTTTAAACCTGATGTATTAAATAAAGAATTTAATATTCCTCAAAATATGGAGATTGTAAATATACTTGCTATAGGATATGGCGATGGTCCTGCCCCAAGCCCTGACAGACATAAGGCAACTAGAAAACCATTATCAGAACTTGTACATTATGAACATCTATAA
- a CDS encoding helix-turn-helix domain-containing protein: MLEEKRFSCSMDATIKVICGKYKGIILWNLIDKILRFNELQKLIPQATPKMLTQQLRDLERDGLINRVVYPVVPPKTEYSLSEFGKSVIPVLNLMYQWGSNYVKKLKEEKHEK, encoded by the coding sequence ATGTTGGAAGAGAAAAGATTTAGTTGTTCAATGGATGCCACTATAAAAGTTATATGTGGAAAGTATAAGGGAATTATTTTATGGAATCTTATAGATAAAATATTGAGATTTAACGAGCTGCAAAAGCTTATACCACAAGCAACACCTAAAATGCTCACTCAGCAGCTTAGAGATCTTGAACGTGATGGATTAATTAATAGAGTTGTATATCCTGTGGTACCACCTAAAACGGAATATTCATTATCTGAATTTGGTAAAAGTGTAATTCCAGTATTGAATTTAATGTACCAATGGGGCAGTAACTATGTAAAAAAGTTAAAGGAAGAAAAGCATGAAAAATAA